The DNA region AATTCTACAGCTGTGACTCAGGAAACATACCAAGAAATATACAGGGCGATGAATAGAGTGAGAGGCCTATACATAGATGATGTGTTATACATGGTTAATACAGAAATAGAACCCTATATCATTGCATATAATTTAACTACACTAACACCTATGATCTCCTCACAACCAGCTTTTCCAAATAAGTAAAAACTCCAATCTTTTCCCTGAAGTATATGTAACAGTTACAAATAGTGACCATGGTAGAAAACTATTGGGTTTTTATGCATGAAATGTGGTGGCCATTTGTTATTAAGGATCAACCAAGTATTTTCCCGTAAGGTTGCCAGGAAGATTAATAGATTCGTAGTAGAAGCTTTAGATCCTAACAGAGAAAAACTCTAATCATAATACAAATACCAGTCGATTAAAGGACATTCTTTTTCCAGGCAGTCATATCTATTATGCACCAAGAAATCAGCCAAGAAAACCACTCATTATATAATAGGGTCTAGTGTATACAGCGGTTCTCCCGTTAATACTCGAATCCCGGAGAAGGCGTTTCAAGTAGCAGTGGAAAAGTTTTTGTTCCCCCTGGTTAATGAATTGTAAGATCTCAAAATACCAGCCCCGAATAGGAGATTCTAGGTTCAACTTTGACTTAACTGTAATGACAGAGATGTTATTGTAGAGTTAAAGAGCGCTGTTTTAAAAGGAGAGTATAGAGAAGCAATGTACCAAGATTGCCCTACTATTAGAGGTAGGAAACATATAAGCCATTTAGTAAAATTATCCCGCAAAGGATATAAGACTGTAACTATATTCATTGCAGGATTCCCTAGTGCTACAGAATTCAAACATTATACTGGGGGTGATCCATTAATAAAAGATGCATTAATCAAGGCAATAAATTCAATGTAAAAGTAAAGTCCATAGGATTATGCCTTAGCGTAAAGGGCAGCAAGGCAGAAATACTCCTATACAACTGTAACCTACCAGTTAGCTTGAATTAATACAACCAAGTTATCAACTATGATAAAATTTTATAGGCTATGGGAGGCTATGAATGGCCTTCTTATTATTTGTCGCAGGCCTACATATGCTTTCATCTAAATTTCCATTCACTCCATTTAACCTTAGATATTCGATGAAACTGTCGCAGCCTCCAAGCAAAGCATTTTCTATTTCCTCTTCTCTCCCAAGTTTCCCAAGTCTAATTGCTATTGG from Candidatus Tiamatella incendiivivens includes:
- a CDS encoding DNA/RNA nuclease SfsA produces the protein MVELKSAVLKGEYREAMYQDCPTIRGRKHISHLVKLSRKGYKTVTIFIAGFPSATEFKHYTGGDPLIKDALIKAINSM